A part of Aegilops tauschii subsp. strangulata cultivar AL8/78 chromosome 2, Aet v6.0, whole genome shotgun sequence genomic DNA contains:
- the LOC109763722 gene encoding E3 ubiquitin-protein ligase DIS1, whose amino-acid sequence MASAAYLDDIDAEVIDPPKIEMLDVTELVGDLIEHSPKPNVIVSSNVRELLECPVCLVAMYPPIHQCSNGHTICSGCKPRVHNRCPTCRSELGNIRCLALEKVAASLEVPCKFQNFGCVGIYPYYCKLKHESQCQYRPYTCPYAGSECTVTGDIPYLVNHLKDDHKVDMHSGSTFNHRYVKSNPHEVENATWMLTVFSCFGQYFCLHFEAFQLGMAPVYIAFLRFMGDDAEAKNYTYSLEVGGINRKMTWQGIPRSIRDSHRKVRDSYDGLIIQRNMALCFSGGDRKELKLRVTGRIWKEQ is encoded by the exons ATGGCGTCAGCTGCCTATCTTGATGACATTGATGCTGAAGTTATCGACCCTCCAAAGATTGAGATGTTAGATGTCACAGAACTCGTCGGTGATCTTATCGAGCACTCACCGAAACCAAATGTCATAGTTTCTAGCAATGTGCGTGAGCTATTGGAATGCCCTGTGTGTTTGGTCGCCATGTATCCTCCAATTCATCAG TGCTCCAATGGCCATACCATTTGTTCTGGATGCAAGCCAAGGGTTCATAATCGATGCCCAACTTGCAGGAGTGAATTGGGTAACATAAGATGCCTTGCTCTGGAGAAGGTTGCTGCCTCTCTAGAGGTTCCATGCAAGTTCCAGAACTTTGGATGCGTGGGAATATATCCTTATTACTGCAAGCTGAAACATGAATCACAGTGCCAATACAGACCCTATACTTGCCCATATGCGGGATCTGAGTGCACTGTCACCGGTGACATTCCATATCTAGTGAATCACTTGAAGGATGATCATAAGGTTGACATGCACAGTGGAAGCACCTTTAATCATCGCTATGTCAAATCAAATCCTCATGAAGTTGAGAACGCCACATGGATGCTTACG GTTTTCAGCTGCTTTGGGCAGTACTTCTGCCTGCACTTCGAGGCGTTCCAGCTGGGAATGGCGCCGGTCTACATCGCCTTCCTGAGGTTCATGGGAGACGACGCCGAGGCCAAGAACTACACCTACAGCCTGGAGGTCGGAGGCATCAACCGTAAGATGACCTGGCAGGGCATCCCTCGGAGCATCAGGGATAGCCACAGGAAAGTCCGGGACAGCTACGACGGGCTCATCATCCAGCGCAACATGGCCCTGTGCTTCTCCGGGGGCGACAGGAAGGAGCTCAAGCTGCGGGTCACCGGGCGAATTTGGAAGGAACAGTGA